Proteins encoded within one genomic window of Rhizobium favelukesii:
- a CDS encoding monovalent cation/H+ antiporter complex subunit F — protein MAEIILQISVVLIFFSIVFGVLRLIIGRTAIDRVVAIDMLTVVTIALIALYAHISGRFVYIDVALVYGLLSFLAVLAIARFLEKGP, from the coding sequence TTGGCTGAGATCATCCTGCAGATCTCCGTCGTCTTGATCTTCTTCAGCATCGTCTTCGGCGTGCTGCGGCTGATCATCGGCCGCACGGCGATCGATCGGGTGGTGGCCATCGATATGCTGACGGTCGTCACGATCGCGCTGATCGCGCTTTACGCCCACATATCCGGGCGCTTCGTCTATATCGACGTTGCTCTTGTCTACGGTCTCCTGAGCTTTCTGGCTGTCCTTGCCATTGCCCGCTTTCTGGAAAAGGGGCCGTAG
- the mbhE gene encoding hydrogen gas-evolving membrane-bound hydrogenase subunit E codes for MRRAFSLLAVLAFAVIFAGLVSDYGERQTLSALAVHYLTQVPADLGAPNVVTGILITFRGFDTLGEVAVLFMVAASVGLLLASEADETPFSKPVGVTQGPSELVRNGAEVVLPVIFLFGAYVIINGHLSAGGGFQGGAVVASGVMLLMLAYPSAPLHHAFLSITESLAGVFYVSIGIVGIAFGGGFLDSHILPRGNFGTLFSAGAIPLISALLGIKVGAELSVIIDRFRN; via the coding sequence ATGAGGCGCGCGTTCAGCCTGCTCGCCGTGCTGGCATTCGCCGTCATCTTTGCTGGACTTGTCAGCGACTATGGCGAACGCCAGACGCTCTCTGCCTTGGCGGTGCATTATCTGACGCAGGTGCCGGCGGATCTTGGCGCCCCCAATGTTGTGACCGGAATTCTGATCACTTTTCGCGGCTTCGACACATTGGGAGAGGTTGCAGTGCTGTTCATGGTGGCAGCGAGCGTCGGCCTGCTGTTGGCAAGTGAAGCGGATGAGACGCCATTTTCCAAGCCTGTTGGCGTGACACAGGGGCCGAGCGAACTGGTGCGCAACGGCGCAGAGGTGGTGCTTCCTGTTATCTTCCTGTTCGGTGCGTATGTCATCATCAACGGCCACCTGTCGGCTGGCGGTGGATTCCAGGGTGGCGCAGTTGTTGCCTCCGGTGTGATGCTCTTGATGCTCGCCTATCCCTCAGCGCCGCTCCATCATGCTTTCCTCAGCATCACGGAATCGCTGGCAGGCGTTTTCTATGTCTCGATCGGCATTGTCGGCATTGCCTTTGGCGGCGGTTTTCTCGACAGCCATATTCTGCCGCGCGGTAATTTCGGGACGCTCTTCAGTGCCGGGGCCATTCCGCTGATATCGGCTCTGCTGGGTATCAAGGTCGGTGCCGAACTGAGCGTCATTATCGACCGGTTTCGCAATTGA
- a CDS encoding hydrogenase subunit MbhD domain-containing protein encodes MLEMLILLVCGSILVSGVLAVVLSNLMAAMVSAGLASLFAAASYVLLAAPDVAMAEAAIGSGLATLIFLYAIRKTRGEGPVDE; translated from the coding sequence ATGCTGGAGATGCTGATCCTGTTGGTATGCGGCAGCATTCTGGTGAGCGGAGTGCTGGCCGTCGTGCTCAGCAATCTCATGGCAGCGATGGTCAGCGCCGGACTGGCAAGCCTGTTTGCGGCGGCGTCCTATGTGCTGTTGGCTGCGCCTGACGTCGCCATGGCCGAGGCTGCGATCGGGTCGGGTCTTGCAACGCTGATCTTCCTTTATGCGATACGCAAGACCAGAGGTGAAGGACCTGTCGATGAGTGA
- a CDS encoding Na+/H+ antiporter subunit E, translated as MPEDHATPQSRASGLPQGLILLWSLLFVVWLVINSSVEPAIMGVGALVSLVVAVIFMRRGDVWRIKVTPSKIFHFIAYTGVFLVELVKANVNMLGYVYAPRIDIRPGIVKVRTSLKSPIGRLALANSIALTPGSLVMDLRGDALFIHWLDVKTTDPEGATRMIIGPFERHLGVVFG; from the coding sequence ATGCCAGAAGACCACGCAACACCGCAGTCACGCGCATCGGGATTGCCACAGGGCCTGATCCTCCTCTGGAGCTTGCTGTTCGTCGTCTGGCTGGTGATCAATTCATCGGTAGAACCGGCGATCATGGGCGTCGGCGCGCTGGTATCGTTGGTCGTGGCGGTGATTTTCATGCGTCGTGGCGATGTCTGGCGGATCAAAGTGACGCCGAGCAAGATCTTTCATTTCATTGCCTATACCGGCGTTTTCTTGGTCGAATTGGTAAAGGCGAACGTCAACATGCTTGGCTATGTCTACGCGCCACGCATCGACATTCGTCCGGGGATCGTCAAGGTCAGGACGTCGCTCAAGTCGCCGATCGGACGGCTGGCGCTCGCAAATTCGATCGCGCTCACGCCGGGCTCGCTGGTGATGGATCTCAGAGGCGATGCACTCTTCATTCATTGGCTCGACGTCAAGACGACCGATCCGGAAGGCGCGACGCGAATGATCATCGGGCCTTTCGAAAGGCACTTGGGGGTGGTGTTTGGCTGA
- the mnhG gene encoding monovalent cation/H(+) antiporter subunit G, with the protein MSDLVGSLVILVGAFFLFSAGVGLLRMPDVFTRIQAGTKASTLGNILVLAGLGIYHPDWSLKLLIIAYFVLMTNPLSSHALSRAAHAIRTPMAATTIVDALRDENDNAAEEGSL; encoded by the coding sequence ATGAGTGATCTGGTTGGCAGCCTCGTTATCCTCGTTGGTGCGTTTTTCCTCTTCTCTGCGGGGGTCGGTCTGTTGCGCATGCCCGATGTCTTCACGCGCATCCAGGCGGGCACCAAGGCCTCGACGCTCGGCAATATCCTCGTTCTTGCCGGCCTCGGAATCTATCATCCCGACTGGTCGTTGAAGCTGCTGATCATCGCCTATTTCGTGCTCATGACCAATCCGTTGTCGTCACACGCGCTGTCGCGGGCCGCGCATGCAATCCGCACACCGATGGCGGCAACGACGATCGTCGACGCTCTGCGCGACGAAAACGACAATGCTGCCGAAGAGGGCTCGCTATGA